In Helianthus annuus cultivar XRQ/B chromosome 8, HanXRQr2.0-SUNRISE, whole genome shotgun sequence, a single genomic region encodes these proteins:
- the LOC110873821 gene encoding bidirectional sugar transporter NEC1 → MTVGSFAHLTLAFGLLGNVVSFMVFLSPLPTFYKIYKRKSAEGYQSVPYVVGLFSAMLWIYYALLKSNAMLLITINSVGCFIQTFYLCFFIFYAPKKARIESLKLIGLMIVVGFGLIVGLTQFLASGANRVAIVGWICLVFALCVFVAPMGVVRQVIKTKSVEYMPILLSVALTLNAVTWFFYGLLLRDYNIAIPNVLGFTFGILQIILYFVYKNKKPVCDEKLSGIEIKTKAGIEVNTKADEQKIPENKDQEIVDIVKLSAALMCSINPVVAKLDENNNVVDDRLVVEPHVTTIEVAA, encoded by the exons ATGACTGTAGGAAGCTTTGCTCATCTTACTCTTGCATTTGGCCTTCTTG GCAATGTTGTATCATTCATGGTGTTTTTATCCCCATT GCCGACGTTTTACAAGATCTATAAAAGGAAATCGGCAGAGGGGTATCAATCGGTTCCATATGTCGTGGGGTTATTTAGCGCAATGCTGTGGATATATTACGCATTGCTCAAGTCCAATGCTATGCTACTCATTACCATCAACTCAGTTGGGTGCTTCATTCAAACCTTCTACCTTTGCTTCTTCATCTTTTACGCACCAAAGAAGGCTAGG ATCGAGAGCCTGAAGTTAATCGGGTTGATGATAGTTGTTGGTTTCGGTTTGATTGTCGGCCTTACTCAATTTCTTGCTAGCGGAGCCAATCGTGTTGCAATAGTTGGATGGATTTGCCTTGTATTCGCTCTGTGTGTTTTCGTTGCACCCATGGGCGTTGTG aGACAAGTTATAAAAACAAAAAGTGTGGAATACATGCCCATTCTACTATCCGTTGCTCTAACACTCAATGCTGTTACATGGTTCTTCTATGGGTTGCTTCTTCGTGATTATAACATTGCG ATTCCAAATGTACTTGGATTCACCTTTGGCATTCTCCAAATCATCCTTTACTTTGTTTACAAAAACAAAAAGCCGGTTTGCGATGAAAAATTGTCCGGAATAGAAATAAAGACCAAAGCTGGAATAGAAGTAAACACCAAAGCTGACGAACAAAAGATCCCAGAAAACAAAGATCAAGAAATCGTTGATATCGTGAAGCTAAGTGCTGCCTTAATGTGTTCGATTAATCCTGTTGTCGCGAAGTTAGATGAGAACAACAACGTTGTCGATGATCGTTTGGTTGTTGAACCTCATGTGACCACCATAGAGGTAGCTGCATGA